In Gammaproteobacteria bacterium, the genomic stretch AGCAGGATACTTAACATCAAGTTTCAATGTAACATCAGGCGTTGATGATCTTGATGAAGTTATTAGAAACAATGCCAAAATACTGTTGTGTAAATCATGCCGTAGTCTTATTTATGGCATTTCTCTCGATCCAAATAAACAAGCAGGCATCGGGGTTAATGTTAATAACTTTGTTTTTATTGACTCAATGCCTGACTCATTTAAACCGGTCAGACATGTTTGCTACGTAAATCGGATCATTAGTGTTAATGATAATCTGCCAAAGTTTAAAGATACTCCAAAAGAACAATTTGGATCAGGAGAGCTTTGGGATAAAAATCATTAAAAATTGGTTGATACTGTAAATATTATTTTAGAAGCATAATGATTAGTTTAAATTTATAAAGTTAATGCAAAAAATATTTCAATTTTGAATGCGTGTAATCAATGAGGTAAATGTTCAGATGAATAATGTCCTAAAGTATCCCACTGAGGAAATTGCTTCTTCTGTAGTGTTAACTATGACTGCAGAAAATATACTTCATACGCAAAGGATGACTACTGGTGATCAGCATTTTGTCTATGCTGTAAAAACTGAAAAATCTGATTATGTTATTCGTATGACTGATACTAGCCAAACGGATAAATTTATTTCCGCAACCTATTGGCAAGAAAAGTTACTCCCACTTGGTATTCCCCTTGCAAAATTTATTAAATCTGATTTGGCATGTGAGCTTTCCGAATTTCCATCATTGCTGATGTTGCGTTTGTCGGGAGATGATTTGTGTAATATCTATTCGCAATTAACCGATTTGAATAAACACAATTTAGCCCTTGAAATGGTAAAAATACAGGCTATGACTGGACCACTTCCGGATGGTCCAAGTTATGGCATTGTTAATAGTTATGAGCGAATGACTGCGCATAACTCATGGTATGATTTTTTGACGCATAGATTGTATTTGTTTGACGAAATAATACGTAATAATAAAATATTTAATGATGTTGAAATGGAAGATGTTTTTAAGATCGTAAAAAATTTAGAAAATGAATTCCGTTTGATTCGCGCCAGACCCTTTTTATGGGATGCCAGTGAAAGAAACGTTATTGTAGAGAAGGGACAAATTTCAGGAATTGTTGATGTAGATGAAATGTGTTTTGGTGATCCGCTATTTGTGCTTGGACTTACTTATACCGCGCTAGAAAATGAAGGATATGACACTTTATATTGTGATTATTGGAGTGAAGCATTGGAAATGGATGATAATGCAAAAATTCGTCTAGCATTTTATCGGCTCTTTTACGTCATTGTATTCATGCGTAAACACGCGATGACATCGGATAATCAACAAAAAATAATATTTGATGATCAAAGATTAAAAAACATGTTTAAACAATCATTAAATAGATTAAAAGCATGGTATTAATTTTCCCCTTATTTATCTAGCGAACTCTGTTCTTAACAAGCAGTTTGACATGCCTCGTTTTGGTGTTGTATTGAGGCAATTTCATATCTCATTCATGTTGCGCCACAGCGAGATATGTAAATTTAATAATCGAGTACAAAGTCGATTACATCACAACTTTGAATGATTGATATTAGGAATTTTTTTATTAACTTTGTTCGCTGCTAATTTAAATATGCTCATCATTGATACGCATAAAATTACATAGATGCAAGGTAATAACAGCGCTTTAATTGTAAAAAAGCCGAGGCTTAATACGATCACTGTTGCTAATCCCATATTAATAAAATTCATCACAGCAGACCCATGCGCTTTATCGCTAACGTGACTCATTGCAAGCGTTGAAGCATTCGCTAGAATGAAACACAAACCAAAATATATGATGATCATGGGTAAGAATAGCGAAAAAAGTATAGGCGAATGCAGGGCCATCGTTACGAACATTAATATTGTGCCGAGACATGCTATCCATATTCCTGCTTTAATAATTGATTGAAGTGCATATTTTTTGGAAAGTCTTGCACTAACGATTGAGCCCAGAACTAAACCCATAGACGGCAAAATATTTGCTACGCCATATTCGGCACTGTTTAAACCAAAAGTATTAATCGCCACGAAAGGTGCGATAGCCGCAAAAACGTACACAAAGCTGGTCGAAAAACCCATCAATAACCCGCCAGTCATTAATTGTTTATTTCTAAATTGGCTACTATAGTCATGCACTAAATGTTTTAATTTAAGTGCATTCAAGTCTAATGTTTTTTGCGTTTCTGGTAAGCGAGCTACAAAAAATAGGAGCACTAACCCGTAAACAGCGCCGGCATAGAAACAACTTGTCCATCCATAGAAAGCATTCAAAATGCCGCCGATCGCAACACCTAAGCCTGGCGTAATTGCAAAGGCTAACAAGAGGTATGCTGTTTTTTGACTAGCAATTTTAGGTTCGTAACTTTCGTTAACTAAAGTGAATGTCATTTTTAATCCGACACCTGACCCTAACGCTAACATAAATCGTGCTACTACCAGCAGCTCGTATTCATGAATAACCCCTGCTAATACACAGAGCAAGCTGCTGACAATTTGTAGACTTACACCCGCATATAGTGCGGGCTTTCTCCCAAATCGATTGGCAAGGGGACCATATACAAGTTGCCCTAACGCATAACCTACTAAAAACCAGGTCATAGTATGTTGTGCCGTATCTTCTCCGATATTAAAAAAAAGGGCAATGTTAGGTAAGGCGGGTGTAAATAATACTGCATTGACGGAGGCAAACGATATTAATAACAGGAGGGTAAAAAAAGAAATATTTTTTTGCATGTTTTAGCCTATTTATTATTAGGATAGATAACTGCCATAAATAATTGGCCATAGTATAATTCTTGACAAATAATTAAACAATGATAAATTTATGCAATGAGTGTTAACTAATTTGCAACAATCAGGAACTGATGAGTAAACTCGAACGTATTCATGCTTTCATGGCTGTTGTAGAACAAAATGGCTTTGCAGCAGCCGCCCGAAAGGAGGGCGTATCGACAGCTGCAATGAGCAGGCAAGTCGCTCGTCTCGAATCTGATCTTAAAGCGGAATTGCTACAACGTACCACGCGCCAACTATCGCTAACCGAAATCGGAGCAGAATACTACCAGCATGCTAAAAAAGCCTTAGCAGAATTAGCGGAAGCAGAAATTGCTATTTCTGATAGCCGAAGTGAACCTACGGGTATTCTAAGCATTACCAGCAGCCGCTATTTTGCGATTAAGTATCTTCTTCCACGGTTGCCAGAATTTATGGCACTTAATCCGAAGCTAAAAATTAAAGTTGAATTGGCGGAGCGCTTTCCTGATTTGACCCTAGAAAATATTGATTTAATTTTTGGTGTTTCAATGGAAGGGCCGGCAACTCTCATTCGTCGTCGTGTCGCTACAACCCGATACATTCTTTGCGCATCGCCTGCCTATTTAGAAAAGTATGGAGAGCCTCGTATACCCGCTGATTTGAGTAAATACCATTATATTACTCACAGTATGCGTAAACCGGATAATGTGGTGACCTTTAAAAATAATAAAAAAATATATGTTGAGCCAATACTATGGCTGAATGATAGTCGCGCCATGTGTGAATGTGCCATCCAAGGCATGGGCATTGTAAAGTTGCATGATTATATATTGGCAGCTGCTTTAGAAAAGGGGAGCTTAGTCGAAATTCTTCCTAAATTTAGTGAATGCGAACAGCCAGTTTATTTGTACTATCAACAAAGCCGTTATTTACAGCCTAAAATTAGACGATTTATTGATTTTTATACTAGTGATAATCCTACGAAATAAATAAGCAATTTTGTTTTCCTATAACATTTGTCGATGTGGAGTGGATATGGTAAACGAACCAAAAAATTTAAGTAAAAGTGCTGTGCGCGTCCAAAATGTTTTATTGCAAAAGGGATTAATGTTTGAGGTAGTGGAGCTCTCTTCGAGTACACGCACTGCTACTGATGCAGCGAAAACGATTGGCTGTGATGTCGCTCAAATTGTTAAGACTTTATTGTTTCGATCTGTAAAAACAAATCAGCCCATTTTAATTTTAGCTTGTGGGATAAACCGCGTTAACGAAAAAACAATAGAGAAAAACATCGGTGAGAAAATAGTAAAAGCTGATGCAGATTTTACCCGTGAAGTAACAGGATATGCTATTGGTGGGGTTCCACCCGTTGGTCACGATCAAAAAATCAATCAGATTTATATTGATGAAGATTTATTAAAATTTGAGAAATTATGGGCCGCTGCAGGTACACCTCATGCTGTGTTTTCCCTATCTGCAAGGGATTTGGAAAATCTTACGGATGGAAAAGTAATATCGATCAAATAGGTATGAAGAAGAAAGCTATCTTAAAACAGTTTTTCTTCATCATGTAGCTATCATCTTTTCATCGATTAGTAATCATCATATTTTATTGAAAGAGACAATGCTTTATTTTTTACGATAGAGAAGAGAGTGTCAAAGAAGTGATGATATGAGTTTCGTAAATATAAGCTAATACGATAACATTTTGCTGCCAGATAAGATTTTGATTAAGCTGGTTAACATTACCTAGCATTAGTCGCTAATAATGAGAAACTCATGAATAAACCATCTCGTGATGCACAAAACTCTAATCGTGTGAGTACTCACACAAGTCTTGCTACTGAATTGGCTTTGCAGAGCGACCAGGCTCTTGCAGCACTTCTCAATGAGGCTACACCTATTGGTACAAGTATTGGCGGTACTTCAGCATTAATAGAAGTTCATGGTAGAAAAATATTTGTTAAAAAAATTCGTCTAACTGATAGGGAGAGACACCCTCAAAATATAATGTCGACGAGAAATATCTTTGCGCTGCCTCTTTATTATCAATACGGAATTGGCTCAACAGGTTTTGGTGTATGGCGTGAATTAACTACTCATTTAATGACTACTCATTGGGTTCTTACGGGCGAGTGCCAAAACTTTCCCATTCTGTATCATTGGCGCATTTTGCCTGAAATGATACATAAACCTACGATAACCGAATTGGAGAAACTCGAGCAAGATGTTAAATATTGGCAGGATTCGCAAGCAGTACGCGCGCGGCTAGAGGCAAACTTACGAGGTTCAGCAAATGTTGTGTTATTTCTTGAATACATTCCACAAAATTTATATCAATGGTTGGGCAATCAGCTTTTGCAAGGAGAAGCTGTTGTTGAATCAGCTTGTAAAATGGTCGAGGATCATTTAAAAGAGACCACAGCGTTCATGAATTCTAAGGGTTTACTTCACTTTGACGCGCATTTTCATAATATTTTAACGGATGGCAATCGCCTTTATTTCACTGATTTTGGTTTAGCTTTATCCTCAGAATTCGAACTCTCGGAAGAAGAAATAATTTTTTTTAATCATCATGTAAATTACGATCGGTGTAGTACCGCTACTAATTTTCTACATTGTCTTATTACGCATTATTTTGGCCCTGACAAATGGCCAGCAGCCTTAGAAGAATACAAAGAGGGAAATAGTAAAGTTTTGCCACCTTCTGTTTTGTCGATCATAAATCGGTACGCATCCGTGGCTTTATTAATGGATAAATTTTATCGCTCGCTTCAGAAAAATAAACAAACGCCTTATCCTAATAAAGAGCTTGAAGATAGCTGGATAACTTAAGCGGGGGTTCAATTCTCTACCAGTCTATAACATAAGTTACCCAAGTTGTTCAGCTAGCTTGATAGCCCAACTCGAATCACCATGGTCTTCAATGTTCCAGGCAGCCATTAAAATAAGACGCACAAATACCCAGTCTTTAATGCGTTGAGCGTTTAAGTTTGCCTTTTGAGCAAGAAGATTAATTCGCGATTCAAATATATTTTTTACATCAGCTTGGCCTGCGAGTTCTTGGACGTACATAAAATCAAATGCTGCTACTTCAAACTCTGGTTCGCCTATAATCCCCTTAGGATCGATCGCCAACCAATGATTATCATTTTTTAGAATATTATCGTGATGTAAGTCACCATGCAAAAATATTGCTGTAGTCATTGAAGCTAATAATGCATTTTTTAATACTATAGCTTTTTTTAGAAGGTGGGATGGACAAGGATGGTTTGGTTTAAGTTGATCAATTGATTTCAGCCATTCACTAATATGAAGGTAATGACGTTGATCCGGCAATCGTTTAGCATGAAGTTTTTGCATGGTATCGACATAACAGTCCATCACAA encodes the following:
- a CDS encoding phosphotransferase, translated to MNNVLKYPTEEIASSVVLTMTAENILHTQRMTTGDQHFVYAVKTEKSDYVIRMTDTSQTDKFISATYWQEKLLPLGIPLAKFIKSDLACELSEFPSLLMLRLSGDDLCNIYSQLTDLNKHNLALEMVKIQAMTGPLPDGPSYGIVNSYERMTAHNSWYDFLTHRLYLFDEIIRNNKIFNDVEMEDVFKIVKNLENEFRLIRARPFLWDASERNVIVEKGQISGIVDVDEMCFGDPLFVLGLTYTALENEGYDTLYCDYWSEALEMDDNAKIRLAFYRLFYVIVFMRKHAMTSDNQQKIIFDDQRLKNMFKQSLNRLKAWY
- a CDS encoding MFS transporter; translation: MQKNISFFTLLLLISFASVNAVLFTPALPNIALFFNIGEDTAQHTMTWFLVGYALGQLVYGPLANRFGRKPALYAGVSLQIVSSLLCVLAGVIHEYELLVVARFMLALGSGVGLKMTFTLVNESYEPKIASQKTAYLLLAFAITPGLGVAIGGILNAFYGWTSCFYAGAVYGLVLLFFVARLPETQKTLDLNALKLKHLVHDYSSQFRNKQLMTGGLLMGFSTSFVYVFAAIAPFVAINTFGLNSAEYGVANILPSMGLVLGSIVSARLSKKYALQSIIKAGIWIACLGTILMFVTMALHSPILFSLFLPMIIIYFGLCFILANASTLAMSHVSDKAHGSAVMNFINMGLATVIVLSLGFFTIKALLLPCIYVILCVSMMSIFKLAANKVNKKIPNINHSKL
- a CDS encoding LysR family transcriptional regulator translates to MSKLERIHAFMAVVEQNGFAAAARKEGVSTAAMSRQVARLESDLKAELLQRTTRQLSLTEIGAEYYQHAKKALAELAEAEIAISDSRSEPTGILSITSSRYFAIKYLLPRLPEFMALNPKLKIKVELAERFPDLTLENIDLIFGVSMEGPATLIRRRVATTRYILCASPAYLEKYGEPRIPADLSKYHYITHSMRKPDNVVTFKNNKKIYVEPILWLNDSRAMCECAIQGMGIVKLHDYILAAALEKGSLVEILPKFSECEQPVYLYYQQSRYLQPKIRRFIDFYTSDNPTK
- a CDS encoding YbaK/EbsC family protein, producing the protein MVNEPKNLSKSAVRVQNVLLQKGLMFEVVELSSSTRTATDAAKTIGCDVAQIVKTLLFRSVKTNQPILILACGINRVNEKTIEKNIGEKIVKADADFTREVTGYAIGGVPPVGHDQKINQIYIDEDLLKFEKLWAAAGTPHAVFSLSARDLENLTDGKVISIK
- a CDS encoding protein kinase family protein produces the protein MNKPSRDAQNSNRVSTHTSLATELALQSDQALAALLNEATPIGTSIGGTSALIEVHGRKIFVKKIRLTDRERHPQNIMSTRNIFALPLYYQYGIGSTGFGVWRELTTHLMTTHWVLTGECQNFPILYHWRILPEMIHKPTITELEKLEQDVKYWQDSQAVRARLEANLRGSANVVLFLEYIPQNLYQWLGNQLLQGEAVVESACKMVEDHLKETTAFMNSKGLLHFDAHFHNILTDGNRLYFTDFGLALSSEFELSEEEIIFFNHHVNYDRCSTATNFLHCLITHYFGPDKWPAALEEYKEGNSKVLPPSVLSIINRYASVALLMDKFYRSLQKNKQTPYPNKELEDSWIT
- a CDS encoding phosphotransferase, whose protein sequence is MDTLKQNITHIYGKRGEKWIANLPVTIEMLAHHWLLSQITPVNNMTYNYVAKAIKDTEQPVILKISCNKQSMAAEQQALLYFNGQGSIKLLDENENYHALLLQQALPGNTLKSLYPMQIPFVMDCYVDTMQKLHAKRLPDQRHYLHISEWLKSIDQLKPNHPCPSHLLKKAIVLKNALLASMTTAIFLHGDLHHDNILKNDNHWLAIDPKGIIGEPEFEVAAFDFMYVQELAGQADVKNIFESRINLLAQKANLNAQRIKDWVFVRLILMAAWNIEDHGDSSWAIKLAEQLG